In Colletotrichum higginsianum IMI 349063 chromosome 1, whole genome shotgun sequence, one genomic interval encodes:
- a CDS encoding Upf0643 protein, whose product MTAVVSTAPFTVVDPLAKHFKESVGVNVEEVDINNTDRFLVHSPYTDPEHLLDLETLDDENALLARALSRLECLREDYATADYVESFNWGDVMAELQKLVQSTGKTFKETSFYIVAFRSTIPPSTVYEDLGVLDKAAHAEANQVGGFLKYWFGSPDSEGRNLATCLWRSRPDAVKAGHGPAHRKASRATASMYSFWRIDRHRLVIRDGAESWEIIDWVD is encoded by the exons ATGACAGCCGTTGTGAGCACGGCGCCCTTTACGGTGGTCGACCCCCTCGCCAAACATTTCAAGGAGAGTGTAGGCGTCAACGTGGAGGAAGTCGACATCAACAATACCGACAGGTTCTTGGTCCACTCGCCATACACTGATCCCGAGCACCTGCTGGATCTCGAAACTCTTGACGACGAAaacgccctcctcgccagaGCGTTGTCCCGGCTCGAGTGCCTTCGTGAGGACTATGCCACAGCCGACTACGTCGAATCCTTTAATTGGGGGGACGTCATGGCTGAACTTCAGAAGCTCGTCCAATCGACAGGGAAAACGTTTAAGGAAACGTCCTTTTACATCGTTGCGTTCCGCTCGACGATCCCGCCGTCAACCGTGTACGAAGACCTCGGCGTCCTAGACAAGGCCGCTCATGCCGAGGCCAACCAAGTCGGAGGATTTCTCAA ATACTGGTTTGGGAGCCCCGACTCAGAAGGAAGGAATCTCGCGACTTGCTTGTGGAGATCGAGGCCGGACGCTGTCAAGGCGGGCCACGGTCCCGCTCATCGCAAGGCAAGCCGTGCAACAGCGTCCATGTACTCGTTCTGGCGGATTGATCGGCATCGACTGGTCATCCGTGATGGCGCCGAGAGTTGGGAAATCATTGACTGGGTTGACTAG
- a CDS encoding Nitric oxide synthase produces MACPFLQSTLAVPPRQVSAEQEFANIRSQYPSLSSTGCTAKFCQSGRMTHMDEERVGRNQSYTQVREDALDFLQQMHRDGLIDTEQLHSRAHDVLQEIQKNSTEGKFTAASESGPEAAPATTVGLVGGLWTQTFEELEFGLRTAWKHARKCIMRSEYSNLRLCDLRHVRTSKKMAETLIENLRVAYNSGEINPTVFVFPPRDINSRGPMIWNSQLLSFAGYEQSNGEILGDPANVELTKAIIELGWTPPRFRSQWDLLPIVTMAEGEEPVITELPKDAFPLVHIRHPKYPELETLGLRWVPAPALSRLGFSIGGVQYTATPFIGWFMDAEIGVRNLADSFRYNALPQVAKVIGLVDGNVDDLPDYERLAVLSRAQLELNYATYWSFAQAGVRMSDSLGAAEQFAQFDDEHLMNNGFRLPSDPYWLAPPQGSIIPLWHRGGSPNYQPKPLICRHAQDPVKAWRRERQFRSTRTQNASDTKLNILIPVPSISLTRPVTPVSPFGTASTTFLPVPPPTQTTRPSTPLTPLSPRGPGRRIYIGFCSSGNVAIKLCKRLCAQLQHACDVNPELGSVVVPCTLNALPISMVEPDDVLVIVASTTGRGEVPQNGKAFADALARNPKVIACRYAIFANGSLEYPDTYNQAAMDIEDLLSRGDAQRLIGMREADTGAENPPWSVLGQFFDQVLAALQKSSREAAEGGDGGDTQRNARPVRPFDTRPWFQASVVGRPAEGTAAGGMKRVTLDMGEREYPTMGSVWILPPNSNNKVSRVLGALGVEADERLDIPGEPTVGDFLQRYADLEQPFKSTAWAEQLSLSRLETLSKAAIEDAVHQIPSGWRQSVTLDTLCGAMPTIQPREYSIASDGSRTKREDGRNTLDLLVQHHPEGRFSDRYLGCFEAFGAVTCKIRPSSHLRGIAENHDRPMIIFTTGSGMAPVRGLLQNRLQRLRSPDGNAMPAISLFAGFKASDESLVREAVHEADEAGIFDVLRLTGSNREKRRAQDAMLEAGVREKLARSVEDGALVFACARPRAVDDFLGALSKVLGCDAREALGDRFVADVYQPAT; encoded by the exons ATGGCATGTCCATTCCTCCAGAGCACCCTCGCGGTGCCGCCACGGCAGGTCTCGGCCGAACAAGAGTTCGCCAACATACGCTCGCAGTACCCGTCTCTGTCATCAACAGGCTGCACAGCGAAGTTCTGCCAGTCCGGGCGGATGACGCACATGGACGAGGAGCGCGTGGGCCGGAACCAGTCATACACCCAGGTCCGCGAGGACGCACTCGACTTCTTGCAGCAGATGCACAGGGATGGTCTCATTGACACCGAGCAGCTTCACAGCCGTGCGCACGATGTCCTTCAGGAGATCCAGAAGAACTCGACCGAGGGCAAGTTCACCGCCGCGTCGGAGAGCGGGCcagaggcggcgccggccacgacGGTTGGCCTGGTGGGCGGTCTCTGGACACAGACTTTCGAAGAGCTCGAATTTGGCCTGCGAACAGCGTGGAAGCATGCCCGAAAATGCATCATGCGGTCCGAGTACAGCAACTTGAG ATTATGCGACTTGAGGCATGTCCGAACAAGCaagaagatggccgagaCTCTGATTGAGAACCTGAGAGTGGCCTACAACTCTGGAGAGATCAATCCCACAG TCTTCGTCTTCCCGCCACGGGACATCAACAGCCGCGGTCCCATGATCTGGAACTCGCAGCTTCTGTCGTTCGCGGGT TATGAACAATCCAACGGCGAGATCCTCGGAGACCCCGCCAACGTCGAGCTGAccaaggccatcatcgagctcggctggacgccgccgcgatTCCGCTCGCAATGGGACCTCCTGCCCATCGTCAccatggccgagggcgaagagCCCGTCATCACGGAGCTTCCCAAGGACGCCTTCCCGCTGGTGCATATCCGCCATCCCAAGTATCCCGAGCTCGAGACTCTTGGCCTGCGCTGGGTTCCCGCGCCGGCCCTCAGCCGTCTTGGCTTCAGTATTGGCGGCGTGCAATACACTGCGACGCCTTTCATCGGATG GTTCATGGATGCCGAGATTGGCGTCCGCAACTTGGCGGATTCGTTCCGTTACAACGCACTCCCGCAGGTCGCCAAGGTCATCGGCCTGGTCGACGGAAATGTGGACGACCTACCAGACTATGAACGTCTGGCCGTGTTG TCCCGAGCACAACTGGAGCTCAACTACGCCACGTATTGGTCCTTCGCTCAGGCCGGCGTCAGGATGTCGGACTCTCTCGGCGCGGCAGAGCAGTTCGCTCAGTTTGATGACGAGCATCTCATGAACAATGGCTTCCGCCTCCCCTCGGACCCGTACTGGCTCGCCCCTCCTCAGGGCTCCATCATCCCCCTCTGGCATCGTGGTGGCTCTCCAAATTATCAACCGAAACCGCTGATCTGCCGCCACGCTCAAGACCCGGTCAAAGCCTGGCGGCGAGAACGGCAATTCCGCTCGACACGGACTCAAAACGCCTCGGACACAAAGCTCAATATCCTCATCCCCGTGCCGTCCATATCACTCACGAGGCCCGTTACCCCCGTATCCCCCTTCGGgaccgcctcgacgacctttCTGCCCGTCCCGCCGCCCACGCAAACGACCAGACCCTCCACACCCCTGACGCCGCTGAGCCCTCGGGGGCCCGGGCGTAGGATCTACATCGGCTTCTGCAGCTCGGGGAACGTCGCCATCAAGCTCTGCAAGAGGCTGTGCGCGCAGCTGCAGCACGCGTGCGACGTCAACCCCGAGCTGGgttccgtcgtcgtcccctGCACGCTCAACGCGCTACCCATATCCATGGTCGAGCCCGACGACGTGCTCGTCATAGTCGCCAGCACGACGGGCCGCGGCGAGGTGCCGCAGAACGGCAAGGCCTTTGCCGACGCGCTGGCCAGGAACCCCAAGGTCATTGCGTGCCGGTACGCCATCTTCGCCAACGGCTCGCTCGAGTACCCGGACACGTACAACCAGGCGGCCATGGACATTGAGGACCTGTTGAGCAGGGGGGACGCGCAGCGGCTCATTGGCATGCGCGAGGCCGACACCGGCGCAGAGAACCCGCCCTGGTCCGTCCTCGGTCAATTCTTCGACCAGGTCCTCGCCGCGCTGCAGAAGTCGAGCCGGGaagcggccgagggcggtgacGGGGGCGACACGCAGCGGAACGCGCGACCGGTCAGACCTTTCGACACCAGGCCATGGTTTCAGGCCAGTGTCGTTGGGCGGCCCGCCGAGGggacggccgccggcggcatgaAGAGGGTCACACTCGACATGGGCGAACGCGAATACCCGACCATGGGCAGCGTCTGGATCCTCCCGCCCAACTCGAACAACAAGGTGTCTCGTGTCCTGGGGGCTTTGGGTGTGGAGGCCGACGAGCGGCTGGACATCCCCGGAGAGCCTACCGTCGGCGACTTTCTGCAAAGGTACGCGGACTTGGAGCAGCCTTTCAAGTCTACAGCATGGGCTGAGCAGCTGTCGCTGTCACGGCTGGAGACTCTGTCCAAGGCCGCTATCGAGGATGCGGTTCACCAGATCCCCTCGGGCTGGAGGCAGTCGGTGACGCTGGACACCCTCTGCGGCGCCATGCCGACGATCCAGCCGCGAGAATACTCCATCGCCTCTGACGGATCGCGGACGAAGCGCGAGGACGGGAGGAACACGCTggacctcctcgtccagcacCACCCGGAAGGCAGGTTCTCGGACAGGTATCTCGGGTGCTTTGAGGCTTTCGGGGCCGTGACGTGCAAAATCCGGCCGTCGTCCCATCTGCGGGGCATCGCCGAGAACCACGACAGACCGATGATCATCTTCACAACGGGATCCGGCATGGCGCCCGTCCGCGGCCTCCTGCAAAACCGCCTTCAGCGCCTCCGCTCCCCGGACGGCAACGCCATGCCCGCCATCAGCCTCTTCGCGGGCTTCAAGGCCTCGGATGAGTCCCTCGTGCGCGAGGCGGTGcacgaggcggacgaggcgggtATATTTGACGTGCTGCGGCTGACGGGCAGCAACCGGGAGAAGCGGAGGGCGCAGGACGCGATGCTCGAGGCGGGCGTGCGGGAGAAGCTGGCGCGgagcgtcgaggacggcgcgcTGGTCTTTGCGTGCgcgcggccgagggccgTTGACGACTTCCTGGGCGCTCTGAGCAAAGTGCTGGGATGCGACGCGAGGGAGGCGCTGGGCGATCGGTTCGTCGCTGACGTTTACCAGCCCGCGACCTGA
- a CDS encoding GMP synthase, whose amino-acid sequence MELSCSWDASRASLSLRRSARLLAEPSSTFSRRRPFGSRRRQRTRPMPARSSGSFRFVANWILVSSRSRSRVPARPSRPITMSEVCPILSSKDEVRSFGRELGIHNDLIMRHPFPGPGIAIRILGEVTPERVAIARAADNIFISMIKEAGIYDQGDARVYGYIVILRAVQTADFMSCEPFEFDFNLLKKISTRIVNEVEGVSRVVYDITSKPPGTIELE is encoded by the exons ATGGAGCTGAGCTGTTCCTGGGACGCCTCAAGGGCGTCACTGAGCCtgagaagaagcgcaagatTATTGGCGGAACCT TCATCGACCTtttcgagaaggaggccattCGGATCGAGAAGGAGGCAGAGAACACGCCCAATGCCGGCAAGGTCGAGTGGTTCCTTCAGGTTCGT CGCTAACTGGATTTTAGTATCGAGTCGCTCTCGTTCAAG GGTCCCAGCGCGACCATCAAGA CCCATCACAATGTCGGAGGTCTGCCCGATACTCTCAAG CAAGGACGAGGTCCGAAGCTTCGGTAGGGAGCTCGGTATCCACAACGATCTCATCATG AGACACCCCTTCCCTGGTCCCGGAATCGCCATCCGGATTTTGGGCGAGGTCACACCGGAGCGCGTGGCGATCGCTCGGGCGGCCGACAACATCTTCATTTCGATGATCAAGGAGGCTGGCATCTATGATCAG GGAGACGCCAGGGTGTACGGCTACATCGTCATTCTCAGGGCCGTCCAGACGGCCGACTTTATGAGTTGCGAG CCGTTTGAGTTCGACTTCAACCTGTTGAAGAAGATCTCGACACGCATCGTCAATGAGGTCGAAGGCGTCTCGCGTGTCGTCTACGACATCACCAGCAAGCCGCCCG GAACCATTGAGCTCGAATGA
- a CDS encoding Mitochondrial carrier, translating into MYEIYAAGAAAAFTVDCLVYPLDTLKTRYQSRDFVQTYASSPGSKAPLFRGLYQGIGSVVLATLPAAGIFFATYETMKTTISNTVSVPLPLVHASASAIAEMGSCLVLAPAEVIKQNAQMLRRQEGGGGGAGSRRSTSLEALRQVTGSGAQRQLFSGYTALVARNLPFTALQFPIFEQFRKTIWASRERGRTAGEEQGLVETGVVTGTSAGAAGAFAAFITTPGDVVKTRMMLSAGETGSGSGSREGDASPRGSGDASKPSRKSRGSLEVTKDVYQKHGVRGLFRGGGLRAVWTAVGSGLYLGTYEMSKVWLTRGKDESDVVGEL; encoded by the exons ATGTATGAAATCTACGCT gccggcgcggcggctgCATTCACAGTAGACTGTCTGGTTTACCCCCTCGATACCCTCAAGACCCGGTATCAAAGCCGGGATTTCGTCCAGACCTATGCGTCGTCGCCAGGTAGCAAAGCGCCACTCTTCCGCGGCCTCTACCAGGGCATTGGCAGTGTGGTCTTGGCTACGTTGCCGGCAG CTggcatcttcttcgccacGTACGAGACcatgaagacgacgataTCCAATACCGTCTCGGTCCCGCTGCCCTTGGTGCACGCGTCTGCCTCGGCCATCGCTGAGATGGGCTCATGTCTGGTGCTCGCGCCCGCAGAAGTTATCAAGCAGAACGCGCAGATGCTCCGCCGgcaggagggcggcggtggcggggcAGGCAGCAGACGATCAACATCTCTCGAGGCCTTGCGCCAGGTCACGGGCTCCGGGGCTCAGAGACAGCTCTTCTCGGGATACACGGCGCTCGTGGCGCGCAACCTACCCTTTACGGCACTACAGTTCCCCATTTTCGAGCAATTTCGGAAGACGATTTGGGCCTCAAGGGAGCGGGGGAGgacggcgggcgaggagcagggGCTCGTCGAGACGGGCGTGGTGACGGGGACCAgcgccggggcggcgggggcgttTGCGGCCTTCATCACGACGCcgggcgacgtcgtcaagaCGAGAATGATGTTGAGCGCAGGCGAGACAGGCTCGGGAAGCGGAAGCAGAGAGGGCGACGCCTCGCCGCGGGGTTCCGGCGATGCGTCGAAGCCATCGAGGAAGAGCCGCGGAAGCCTGGAGGTGACGAAGGATGTGTACCAGAAGCACGGCGTGCGCGGGCTCTTCCGTGGCGGAGGGTTGCGCGCCGTGTGGACAGCCGTGGGAAGCGGTCTCTATCTGGGGACGTACGAGATGTCAAAAGTCTGGCTCACGCGAGGAAAGGACGAATCGGACGTTGTCGGAGAGCTGTGA